A portion of the Oxynema aestuarii AP17 genome contains these proteins:
- a CDS encoding pentapeptide repeat-containing protein → MRLNNLEWLDLAEYLCLTLAVVGAVAGVGDRQILYAALPLAACIFLNLVRRQQTQQSDRQSAMSAIAVLEERLTRLRTQWEGDLEQMQQLRASIEHLGDRLDRFDRESPASESPAANESNREELDCLVAAMQQQQRQLRTLRERLDAIGTSAPEPPAESPQSQPPQTPPASEPNWEQLQNLPEAIATLTDRIAQLGRGMAQVLQRLERASDTPDRSPGPSVGDLADALQPLARAVSEIQQQIAGLEPRTGTRPTTAPSETAIARTTPSPGPVPTNFGIGGDPRQNLPQWGNTPNIPPESSITPAAFPNAQPATVAPQEFVRRYQQGERNFPGVNLEAADLARVYPSQPGSPIDLRGVNLVGSSLTGANFAGGDLAEANLSEADLSHADLRQANLAGANLAGANLDGADLEGANLIAADLRGIDFRNVYLRQVNLSSANLCRQNFAGFDLSGFNLSRANLTYADLSGATLEGADLTGADLTGANLDGTYFGDGETAARLDGAILPDGSRFE, encoded by the coding sequence ATGAGACTTAATAACTTAGAGTGGCTCGATCTCGCTGAATATCTCTGTCTGACCCTCGCCGTCGTCGGTGCGGTGGCGGGAGTGGGCGATCGCCAGATCCTCTATGCGGCTTTGCCTTTAGCGGCTTGCATTTTCCTCAATCTCGTCCGGCGCCAACAAACGCAACAGTCCGACCGCCAGAGTGCGATGAGCGCGATCGCCGTGTTAGAAGAACGCTTGACCCGCTTGCGAACGCAATGGGAGGGCGATCTCGAACAGATGCAACAGCTACGAGCATCGATCGAACACCTCGGCGATCGCCTCGATCGGTTCGATCGCGAATCCCCCGCTTCCGAATCCCCGGCGGCGAACGAGTCGAACCGCGAAGAACTTGACTGTCTGGTGGCGGCGATGCAGCAGCAACAACGGCAACTGAGAACCCTACGCGAACGCCTCGACGCGATCGGCACCTCGGCGCCGGAACCCCCCGCAGAGTCGCCGCAATCGCAACCGCCTCAGACGCCCCCCGCGTCGGAACCGAACTGGGAACAATTGCAAAATTTGCCGGAGGCGATCGCCACCCTGACCGATCGCATCGCCCAACTCGGTCGCGGAATGGCACAAGTGCTGCAACGTCTCGAACGCGCCAGCGATACCCCCGACCGTTCCCCCGGGCCCTCGGTGGGGGATTTAGCCGACGCCCTCCAACCCCTCGCCCGCGCCGTGAGCGAAATTCAGCAGCAAATTGCCGGACTCGAACCGCGAACGGGTACCCGTCCCACCACGGCGCCTTCGGAAACGGCGATCGCCCGCACCACACCCTCCCCCGGGCCCGTTCCCACCAACTTCGGCATCGGCGGCGATCCCCGCCAAAATTTACCCCAATGGGGCAACACTCCCAATATTCCGCCAGAATCGAGCATCACTCCCGCCGCCTTTCCCAACGCCCAACCCGCCACCGTCGCCCCCCAGGAATTCGTCCGCCGCTACCAACAAGGCGAACGCAACTTTCCTGGCGTCAACCTCGAAGCCGCCGATCTCGCCCGGGTTTATCCCAGCCAACCCGGTAGCCCCATCGACCTGCGCGGCGTCAACCTCGTCGGTAGCAGCCTCACCGGGGCCAATTTTGCCGGAGGCGACCTCGCCGAAGCCAACCTCAGCGAAGCCGATTTAAGTCACGCCGATTTAAGACAAGCCAACTTAGCCGGGGCCAACTTAGCCGGGGCCAATCTCGACGGCGCCGACCTCGAAGGCGCCAACTTGATCGCTGCCGACCTGCGAGGCATTGATTTCAGAAACGTTTATCTCCGCCAAGTCAACCTCAGTAGCGCCAATCTCTGCCGTCAAAATTTCGCCGGGTTCGACCTGTCCGGCTTCAATCTCAGTCGCGCCAATCTCACTTACGCCGATTTGAGCGGCGCCACTTTAGAAGGCGCCGACTTGACGGGCGCCGACCTGACGGGGGCCAATCTCGACGGCACCTATTTCGGCGACGGCGAAACCGCCGCCCGTTTGGATGGGGCGATCTTGCCCGACGGCAGCAGATTTGAATGA